From one Microcoleus sp. bin38.metabat.b11b12b14.051 genomic stretch:
- a CDS encoding pseudouridine synthase translates to MPYRYILFYKPYDVLTQFTDNSGETKRSTLKDYIPIPDVYAVGRLDRDSEGLLLLTDDGQMQHRLSDPKFAHPRTYLVQVERIPDAAAIAALQTGVTIQDYRTRSAKVQLLPTEPPLPPREPPIRFRKNIPTAWLEMTLTEGRNRQVRRMTAAVGFPTLRLVRSAIGNLCLEGLKPGEWRELTRTEITSFSELR, encoded by the coding sequence ATGCCATATCGCTACATTCTATTTTACAAACCTTACGATGTTTTAACTCAGTTCACTGACAATTCAGGGGAAACTAAACGCAGCACTCTCAAAGACTATATTCCAATTCCTGATGTTTATGCAGTCGGCAGGCTCGATCGCGATAGTGAAGGTTTGCTGCTGTTAACCGATGACGGACAAATGCAGCATCGCCTCAGTGACCCGAAATTTGCTCATCCTCGCACTTATTTGGTGCAAGTCGAACGGATTCCTGATGCTGCTGCGATCGCAGCTTTGCAAACAGGTGTCACTATTCAAGATTATCGGACTCGATCGGCAAAAGTGCAATTGTTGCCGACAGAACCTCCTTTGCCGCCCCGCGAGCCCCCGATTCGATTTCGCAAAAACATTCCGACAGCTTGGCTGGAAATGACTCTGACTGAAGGCCGCAACCGTCAAGTACGCAGGATGACCGCAGCAGTAGGATTCCCGACGCTGCGGCTGGTGAGGAGCGCGATCGGGAATTTGTGTCTCGAAGGGCTTAAACCCGGTGAATGGCGCGAATTAACTCGCACAGAAATCACATCGTTTTCAGAGTTGCGCTAA
- the wecB gene encoding non-hydrolyzing UDP-N-acetylglucosamine 2-epimerase → MPEATHRVCIVLGTRPEAIKLAPVIQQFRNCPNFDTQVILTGQHREMVEQVMQMFDLKADRDLAIMQHQQSLTDITSRSLQGLEACFKELQPDIVLVQGDTTTAFAAALAAFYQKIPVGHVEAGLRTDDAFNPYPEEANRRLISQLTRLHFAPTALAEDNLGRSGVLGEIHRTGNTVIDALLSVAKREPECNIPNLDWSQHRTILATVHRRENWGQPLAGIARAFIQILDKFPDTALLLPLHKNPTVREPLKALLGDHPRIFLTEPLDYAELVGAMQRSHLILTDSGGLQEEAPSLGKPVLVLRETTERPEAISAGTAKLVGRNSDTITEAAAELLSNSAAYEAMAMAINPFGDGLAASRILKIVADYFSD, encoded by the coding sequence ATGCCCGAAGCCACACACCGCGTTTGCATCGTCCTAGGAACTCGCCCAGAAGCGATTAAACTAGCCCCAGTAATTCAACAGTTCAGAAATTGCCCCAACTTTGACACCCAAGTAATTTTAACCGGTCAGCACCGAGAAATGGTCGAGCAAGTAATGCAAATGTTCGACCTAAAAGCCGATCGAGATTTAGCAATCATGCAGCACCAGCAAAGCTTGACGGACATTACATCCCGGAGCTTGCAGGGTTTGGAAGCCTGCTTTAAAGAGTTGCAGCCAGACATCGTGTTGGTTCAGGGAGATACAACAACAGCATTTGCGGCTGCTTTAGCAGCATTTTACCAGAAAATACCAGTAGGTCACGTAGAAGCCGGATTGCGGACTGACGACGCGTTCAACCCGTATCCCGAAGAGGCTAACAGGCGGTTGATTTCGCAGCTTACACGGCTGCATTTTGCCCCAACAGCGCTGGCCGAGGATAATTTAGGGCGATCGGGCGTTTTAGGAGAAATTCACCGTACAGGCAACACAGTCATCGACGCTTTGCTATCAGTCGCCAAACGCGAACCAGAATGCAACATTCCCAACCTAGATTGGAGCCAACATCGGACTATATTAGCAACAGTACACCGCCGCGAAAATTGGGGACAACCCCTAGCCGGAATTGCGCGAGCATTCATCCAAATATTAGATAAATTTCCAGACACAGCATTGCTGTTACCGCTACACAAAAATCCCACAGTCCGCGAACCATTAAAAGCACTATTGGGCGACCACCCGAGAATCTTTTTAACAGAACCCTTAGACTACGCCGAATTAGTAGGAGCCATGCAAAGAAGTCATTTAATCCTCACCGATTCCGGCGGCTTGCAAGAAGAAGCACCGAGTTTGGGCAAGCCAGTTTTAGTATTGCGAGAAACCACAGAAAGACCCGAAGCAATTTCTGCGGGAACCGCTAAACTTGTCGGTAGAAATTCAGATACAATTACAGAAGCAGCCGCAGAATTACTGAGCAATTCCGCAGCTTACGAGGCAATGGCAATGGCAATCAATCCCTTTGGCGACGGTTTAGCAGCATCCCGGATTTTGAAAATAGTTGCAGACTACTTTTCAGACTAA
- a CDS encoding TIGR00725 family protein: MKKIIIGIMGPGESATSTDLENAYQLGQLIAGAGWILLTGGRNSGVMDAANKGAKAANGLTIGILPGNNTRGISQAVDIAIVTDMGNARNNINILSSDLIIACGMGSGTASEIALALKADKQVILLNDSRESQLFFKKLAESNIFVVNNAVEAMNQVREILANPR, from the coding sequence ATGAAAAAAATCATCATTGGCATCATGGGCCCCGGCGAAAGTGCCACATCAACCGATTTAGAAAACGCCTATCAACTCGGACAACTCATCGCCGGTGCAGGATGGATCTTGCTAACTGGCGGCAGAAATAGCGGCGTGATGGATGCCGCCAACAAAGGCGCAAAAGCAGCTAACGGTTTAACAATCGGTATCCTTCCCGGGAATAACACTCGCGGCATTTCTCAAGCAGTAGATATTGCCATTGTCACCGATATGGGAAACGCCCGCAATAACATCAACATTCTTTCTTCAGATTTAATAATTGCCTGCGGTATGGGATCGGGAACAGCTTCGGAAATAGCCCTCGCCCTCAAAGCTGACAAGCAAGTTATTTTGTTAAATGACAGCCGGGAGAGCCAACTTTTCTTTAAAAAATTAGCAGAATCTAACATTTTTGTGGTAAACAATGCTGTAGAGGCTATGAATCAAGTTCGTGAAATCCTAGCAAATCCCAGATGA
- a CDS encoding cation diffusion facilitator family transporter translates to MIFPVKDNFDSQTKNALAKPAPTGGSSTKTIARCGNSQPKVGKVRLLQTALVLLSSFFVAELIAAMASHSLSLLADAGHVLSDVAALTITLAATWFSSRKTGKAGNAPHASGLPDRPEIVAALVNSISLVAIALWIACESIDRLLSPTPEVDGLPMLITAIVGLSVNSVNAFCLHSCCHGDLNLKSAFLHAVADICSSIGVIVAAIAVAWLHWNWADGLISLLVSGAIVLLTLPLLIESIRLLLGNVSEISAIQQPCDCPKQSAENLLFPSLEELIK, encoded by the coding sequence ATGATATTTCCAGTTAAGGACAATTTTGATTCTCAGACCAAAAATGCGTTAGCTAAGCCCGCCCCTACGGGAGGCTCATCAACGAAGACGATCGCCCGCTGCGGAAATTCCCAGCCCAAAGTTGGCAAAGTGCGGCTGTTACAAACGGCGTTGGTACTGCTTAGCAGCTTTTTTGTAGCAGAGTTAATCGCTGCGATGGCTTCTCACAGTTTGTCCCTGCTAGCGGATGCGGGGCACGTCCTCTCAGATGTGGCGGCTTTGACGATAACTTTGGCCGCGACTTGGTTTTCCTCCAGGAAGACAGGAAAAGCCGGAAATGCGCCTCATGCTTCGGGATTGCCCGATCGCCCTGAGATCGTTGCCGCCTTAGTTAATAGTATCAGTTTAGTGGCGATCGCCCTGTGGATTGCCTGCGAGTCGATCGACCGATTGCTGTCCCCAACTCCCGAAGTAGATGGACTGCCGATGTTAATTACCGCCATTGTCGGTTTAAGCGTCAACTCTGTCAACGCTTTTTGCCTGCATTCTTGCTGCCACGGCGACCTCAACCTTAAAAGCGCCTTTCTGCACGCAGTTGCGGATATTTGTTCTTCGATTGGGGTAATTGTAGCAGCGATCGCCGTGGCTTGGCTGCACTGGAATTGGGCGGACGGCTTGATTAGCTTGTTGGTGTCCGGGGCGATCGTATTATTAACACTGCCGCTATTAATAGAAAGTATCCGTTTGCTGCTGGGTAATGTATCTGAAATTTCCGCCATTCAACAGCCTTGCGACTGCCCAAAACAAAGCGCCGAAAACTTACTTTTTCCCTCACTAGAAGAACTCATTAAATGA
- the hpsU gene encoding hormogonium polysaccharide biosynthesis acetyltransferase HpsU: MTSHPPTPDSEPPPSVANSPDPAINSLPVSENQSNSLTGESLIDLRLYDQSNFDRGRPNWLILLWWFVQAIAFPLTPHPCNSIRSGLLRLFGAKIGRGAVIRPTARFTYPWKIEIGDYSWIGDDVVLYSLERIAIGKHCVISQKSYLCTGTHDPQDPAFGLITASVIINNGVWIAADCFIGPGVEIGANALIGARSSVFKNMPASFVCTGTPCHPRYLREIKKSLD, translated from the coding sequence ATGACTTCTCATCCGCCAACTCCCGATTCGGAACCGCCTCCTTCTGTCGCCAATTCCCCAGATCCTGCGATCAATTCTCTGCCAGTTAGCGAGAATCAGTCAAATAGTTTGACAGGTGAATCTTTAATTGATTTGCGGCTGTATGATCAGTCAAATTTCGATCGCGGCAGGCCTAATTGGCTGATATTGCTGTGGTGGTTCGTGCAGGCGATCGCCTTTCCCCTCACTCCACACCCTTGTAATAGCATCAGAAGCGGGCTGCTGCGGTTATTTGGAGCAAAAATAGGTCGAGGTGCGGTGATTCGCCCTACGGCTCGTTTTACCTATCCCTGGAAAATTGAAATCGGAGATTATAGTTGGATTGGTGATGATGTTGTCTTGTACAGTTTGGAGCGAATCGCGATCGGCAAACACTGCGTAATTTCTCAAAAAAGTTACCTCTGCACCGGCACTCACGACCCTCAAGACCCAGCTTTTGGCTTAATTACAGCATCTGTTATCATCAATAATGGCGTTTGGATTGCTGCTGACTGCTTCATTGGCCCGGGTGTAGAAATCGGTGCCAATGCTTTAATTGGAGCTCGCAGCAGCGTCTTTAAAAATATGCCAGCTAGCTTTGTTTGCACGGGAACACCCTGTCATCCCCGCTATCTGCGAGAAATTAAAAAAAGTTTGGATTAA
- a CDS encoding mechanosensitive ion channel domain-containing protein, with translation MTVDTIPQELLTDISQVFTSTLFKIGDNPVSLRSIVELIVLFMAVLVISRSFTDFLKERLLVRLGIDEGNREAIAVILRYLIVALGVVTAIQSIGFNLASLAVVAGGLGVGIGFGIQDLTTNFVSGLTLLLDRPVKVGDFVELEGLMGIVKKISIRSTIITTNDDSSVIVPNSTMISNKIVNWSYENPLLCLRLSIEVAENSDPLLVTETLLNIAYAEAGVLYEPNPKVLFVEFGDDSFKFELLVWTDKPTEREVIKSSLNFAIEYNFRQQGIDFPFNDREIYLKNPEVLLSFFKKNETANEATEKSSHNGKKNPISPGEIKKRSSLSCLLREVEYFETLTDLELRQLIEVGYRQRLRPQEFLFRENDPGDAFYLILSGSVEVFVEAIDKHLNNLGAGQFLGELSLMLGIPRTASVRALEETILFAINKEGFQKVLTERPDLSEQIVQEIVKHKEELSERQQILREMELVDAAEDDENPVEWVRKRLKKLFNV, from the coding sequence ATGACTGTAGATACAATCCCCCAAGAATTACTGACAGATATCTCCCAGGTATTTACATCTACCTTATTTAAAATCGGGGACAATCCGGTATCGCTGCGGTCGATTGTGGAACTGATTGTATTGTTCATGGCTGTCCTGGTTATATCGCGATCTTTTACAGACTTTCTGAAGGAACGCTTGCTGGTTAGATTGGGAATTGACGAGGGAAACCGGGAAGCAATTGCTGTAATTTTGCGCTACTTAATCGTAGCTTTGGGAGTTGTCACCGCCATCCAAAGCATCGGTTTCAATCTCGCTTCTTTGGCAGTAGTTGCGGGGGGATTGGGCGTGGGAATTGGCTTTGGAATACAGGATTTAACCACTAATTTTGTCAGCGGTTTAACGCTGCTTTTAGACAGACCGGTGAAAGTCGGAGACTTTGTGGAATTAGAAGGATTGATGGGAATTGTCAAAAAAATCTCGATTCGATCGACGATTATCACTACCAACGATGACTCCAGCGTCATAGTTCCCAACAGCACCATGATTAGCAACAAAATTGTTAACTGGAGTTACGAAAACCCGCTACTCTGTCTGCGACTCTCCATAGAAGTAGCCGAAAATAGCGACCCGCTGTTAGTGACAGAAACGCTGTTAAATATTGCTTACGCCGAAGCAGGGGTTTTGTACGAACCAAATCCGAAAGTATTGTTTGTTGAGTTTGGCGATGATAGCTTTAAATTTGAGCTGTTAGTTTGGACTGACAAGCCGACGGAAAGAGAAGTAATTAAAAGTTCGTTGAATTTTGCGATCGAGTACAATTTCCGCCAGCAGGGAATCGATTTTCCATTCAACGATCGAGAAATTTATTTGAAAAATCCTGAAGTTTTGTTGTCGTTTTTCAAGAAAAATGAAACTGCAAATGAGGCGACGGAGAAATCCTCACACAACGGTAAAAAAAATCCGATTTCCCCAGGTGAAATAAAAAAGCGATCGTCACTTAGCTGTTTGCTGCGAGAGGTAGAATACTTTGAAACTCTGACGGATCTCGAATTGCGTCAATTGATTGAAGTTGGATACCGCCAAAGGCTGCGGCCGCAAGAATTTTTATTTCGCGAAAATGACCCGGGAGATGCTTTTTACCTGATTCTTTCAGGTTCGGTAGAAGTGTTTGTCGAAGCTATTGACAAGCACTTGAACAATCTCGGCGCTGGTCAGTTCTTGGGGGAACTTTCTTTGATGTTGGGAATCCCCAGAACGGCTTCGGTGAGGGCTTTGGAAGAAACAATTTTATTTGCAATTAATAAGGAAGGTTTCCAGAAAGTTTTAACGGAGCGACCGGATTTATCGGAACAAATTGTTCAAGAGATTGTCAAGCACAAAGAAGAGTTAAGCGAGAGACAGCAAATATTGCGAGAAATGGAATTGGTAGATGCAGCCGAAGATGATGAAAATCCTGTAGAATGGGTGAGAAAACGGCTAAAAAAATTGTTTAATGTGTGA
- a CDS encoding flagellar assembly protein H gives MTRFIHDLFAKEYLEELLSPLGTVNIGRDVSSEVREIDVYFTPSTASPEYSETLGLLGKMASTTAMFEPFRNPASVSEICTCLGKLLDVRGELERKFRRENTRFDDDRLPRLWILMPTASKPMVDSFNAIADTENWVPGIYFFGASLRTAIVAIHQLPETPETLWLRILGKGGVQQRAIAQLTALATDDPLRIIALELLYRLQSNLVTDTQQELEPEERELIMAIAPLFQQQLEAAQQQGLEQGLERGLERGLERGLERGLERGLEQGQEQGRQEQQRLILENFLRVRFGELTPKMTAFLSPISKLPAAEFTMLLLALSMLTVDETGRESAVKLLAESVLQGRSPDLGDLLPAAVTNLLALPLAELTLFVEQLPQLSADELRQRLGEASE, from the coding sequence ATGACAAGATTCATTCACGATCTGTTTGCCAAAGAATACCTAGAGGAATTGCTTTCGCCACTGGGAACAGTGAATATCGGTAGAGATGTCAGTTCCGAAGTGCGAGAAATTGATGTTTATTTCACTCCGAGCACCGCAAGTCCTGAATACTCGGAAACGCTGGGATTGTTGGGTAAAATGGCAAGCACGACGGCAATGTTTGAACCTTTTCGCAATCCGGCAAGTGTCAGTGAAATTTGTACCTGTCTGGGCAAGTTATTGGACGTGCGGGGCGAATTGGAGCGAAAATTTAGACGAGAAAATACTCGGTTTGATGACGATCGATTGCCGAGGTTGTGGATTCTGATGCCCACGGCATCCAAACCTATGGTAGATAGTTTTAATGCGATAGCGGATACGGAGAATTGGGTGCCGGGAATTTATTTTTTTGGTGCATCGTTGCGTACCGCCATTGTGGCGATTCACCAGTTGCCGGAAACTCCCGAAACCCTGTGGTTGAGGATTTTAGGTAAGGGTGGAGTGCAGCAGCGGGCGATCGCCCAATTGACTGCTTTAGCAACGGACGATCCGTTACGGATTATTGCGCTAGAATTGCTATATCGGCTACAGTCAAACTTAGTAACTGATACCCAACAGGAATTAGAGCCAGAAGAGCGGGAGTTAATTATGGCGATCGCACCACTTTTTCAACAACAATTAGAAGCAGCGCAGCAACAGGGACTGGAACAGGGACTAGAGCGAGGACTGGAACGAGGCCTGGAACGAGGGCTGGAACGAGGGCTGGAACGAGGACTAGAACAAGGACAAGAACAAGGCAGACAAGAACAACAACGCTTAATATTAGAGAACTTTCTGCGAGTGAGATTTGGAGAATTAACTCCAAAAATGACAGCTTTTCTCTCTCCAATCTCCAAGTTGCCGGCGGCGGAATTTACCATGCTGTTGCTGGCATTGTCGATGCTGACAGTCGATGAGACAGGGCGGGAATCAGCGGTAAAATTGTTGGCGGAAAGTGTCTTGCAAGGGCGATCGCCCGATTTAGGCGATCTTCTGCCAGCAGCCGTTACTAATTTATTAGCATTGCCTCTGGCAGAATTGACATTGTTTGTAGAACAACTGCCGCAGTTATCGGCTGATGAGTTGAGGCAAAGGTTAGGTGAAGCATCTGAGTAA
- a CDS encoding TetR/AcrR family transcriptional regulator: MARTKPIEPDAAAGDKSEQILQGAMQEFLTHGYAGTSMDKVAKTGGVSKATVYSYFQDKEGLFAALVKWLALKKIHFTILDEEPAVALRFIATTILDQATHEPEFLNFVRLVIAESGRFPELAQTFVRNLAKPGIDRLTEYLTSHPELKLPDPEATARIFIGSLVYFQLTQEMMHGKDIIPMERDRVIDALLHLILPPQSNS, translated from the coding sequence ATGGCCAGGACAAAACCGATCGAACCAGACGCAGCAGCAGGTGATAAAAGCGAGCAAATCCTGCAAGGTGCGATGCAAGAATTTTTAACCCACGGCTACGCGGGCACGAGTATGGACAAGGTAGCAAAGACGGGGGGAGTTTCCAAAGCCACGGTTTACAGCTACTTTCAAGATAAAGAGGGATTGTTCGCGGCCTTGGTTAAGTGGCTGGCGCTAAAAAAAATCCATTTTACAATTCTCGATGAAGAACCCGCCGTAGCGCTGCGATTTATTGCCACAACTATATTGGATCAGGCGACGCACGAACCAGAATTTCTCAATTTCGTCAGGTTAGTGATTGCGGAGTCGGGGCGTTTTCCCGAGCTAGCGCAGACATTTGTGAGAAACTTGGCTAAACCGGGTATCGATCGGCTGACTGAATATTTAACATCGCATCCAGAGTTAAAATTGCCCGATCCGGAGGCGACAGCGCGGATTTTTATTGGCTCTCTGGTATATTTCCAGTTAACGCAGGAGATGATGCACGGTAAAGATATTATCCCAATGGAGCGCGATCGAGTAATCGACGCTCTGCTGCACTTGATTTTACCCCCGCAGTCGAATTCCTAA
- a CDS encoding biotin/lipoyl-binding protein has product MVHRLTAETLSSNSPLVKQLLVVAALATVVTGGTTGYTIWRSHIRDPNAATAAATVAASQLTTVTALGRLEPRGEVIKVSGSGAADGNRIDRLLVKEGDRLKTGETIAILDNRDRQQAAFEQAREQVRVAEANLAKVKAGAKNGEIQAQKASIARLQADRSNEITAQQAIVARLEVDRSTEITAQQATIARIIAEQQGEIQTQQAAIARIEAELRNATNEQLRYSQLYQQGAISASTSDSKSLAAETAQQQLNEGKAKLNQIRQSRQQQINEAQAKLNQIQQSRQQQINEAQAKLSQIQESRQQQIDEAEANLDRIAEVRPVDIEAAAAEVGSAQAAAKQAKANLALAYIRAPRDAQVLKIHTYPGEKVGNDGIVELGQTREMLAVAEIYQSDVDKVRIGQPAKITSDSFQGELQGSVEYIGLQVQRQNIVNTDPSANIDARIVEVKVRLDAASSQKVAGLTNLQVKVAIGGN; this is encoded by the coding sequence ATGGTACACCGATTAACCGCAGAAACCTTATCCTCAAATTCACCCTTAGTTAAACAACTCCTAGTTGTGGCAGCGTTAGCAACGGTGGTGACAGGGGGAACTACTGGTTACACGATCTGGCGATCGCACATTCGAGATCCCAACGCAGCAACCGCAGCCGCCACCGTCGCAGCATCCCAATTAACCACAGTGACAGCTTTGGGGCGACTGGAACCTAGGGGAGAAGTGATTAAAGTTTCGGGATCTGGGGCGGCGGATGGTAACAGGATCGATCGACTCCTGGTAAAAGAAGGAGACAGATTGAAAACAGGTGAAACGATCGCAATTCTCGACAATCGCGATCGCCAGCAAGCCGCCTTTGAGCAAGCTAGAGAACAAGTGCGTGTAGCCGAGGCAAATCTTGCAAAAGTGAAAGCCGGAGCCAAAAATGGCGAAATTCAAGCCCAGAAAGCCAGTATTGCCCGCTTGCAAGCCGATCGCAGTAACGAAATCACAGCGCAACAGGCGATCGTTGCTCGCTTAGAAGTCGATCGCAGCACCGAAATTACAGCCCAACAAGCCACAATTGCGCGCATAATCGCCGAACAACAAGGGGAAATTCAAACCCAACAAGCAGCAATTGCGCGCATAGAAGCCGAACTCCGCAACGCCACAAACGAACAACTGCGGTACTCGCAACTGTATCAACAAGGAGCAATTTCGGCCTCAACTAGCGACAGCAAAAGCCTCGCCGCCGAAACAGCCCAACAGCAACTCAACGAAGGAAAGGCCAAACTCAACCAAATTCGCCAATCCCGCCAACAACAAATTAACGAAGCCCAAGCCAAACTCAACCAAATTCAGCAATCTCGCCAACAGCAGATTAACGAAGCCCAAGCCAAACTCAGCCAAATTCAGGAATCTCGACAACAGCAAATAGACGAAGCCGAAGCAAATCTCGATCGCATCGCCGAAGTGCGCCCCGTTGACATAGAAGCAGCCGCCGCCGAAGTCGGTTCCGCCCAAGCCGCCGCCAAACAAGCCAAAGCCAATCTAGCTCTAGCTTACATCCGCGCTCCCAGAGATGCTCAAGTCCTAAAAATTCACACGTATCCGGGGGAAAAAGTCGGAAACGACGGGATTGTCGAACTCGGACAAACTCGCGAAATGCTGGCGGTGGCTGAAATCTACCAAAGCGATGTGGACAAAGTACGGATTGGACAGCCAGCCAAAATTACCAGCGATTCTTTCCAGGGGGAATTGCAGGGAAGTGTCGAATACATCGGTTTGCAGGTGCAGCGGCAAAATATTGTTAACACCGATCCTTCTGCCAATATTGATGCCCGAATTGTGGAAGTAAAAGTGCGCTTAGATGCAGCTTCCAGCCAGAAAGTAGCGGGATTGACTAATTTGCAAGTCAAGGTTGCGATCGGGGGAAATTAA
- the devC gene encoding ABC transporter permease DevC, with amino-acid sequence MIGLIKPLQQLRNRTPIGWLQLSHDKGRMAVAVAGIAFADILMFMQLGFQNALYTSNTRLHTTLQTDLVLIHPQARNLINLSSFPRRRLYQAMNVPGVKSADSLYVKIANWKNPETRRETSLMVVGFNPDRPAFALPEVNQNLSAIKLPDTVLFDRAARGDYQRTIAQINQGTSVKTEIERRTVSVSGLFTVGASFAADGILMTSDQNYLRLFPRQNSGSVNAGLIQLQPGADPLQVQQVLTAYLPDDVKVLTKQEFIDFEKNYWAKNTAVGFVFNLGVAMGFVVGVIIVYQVLSTDVSDHMGEYATFKAMGYRNVYLLGIVFEEALILSIIGFLPGLGISFGLYALTRKATNLPLYMTLVRAVTVLILNVVMCSISGTIATRKLQAADPADMF; translated from the coding sequence ATGATTGGACTAATTAAACCCTTACAACAGTTAAGAAACAGAACTCCTATCGGATGGTTGCAACTGAGTCACGACAAAGGACGAATGGCGGTTGCAGTAGCAGGAATTGCTTTTGCTGATATTCTGATGTTCATGCAGTTGGGATTCCAAAATGCCCTCTACACCAGCAATACGCGCCTGCACACAACCTTGCAAACAGACTTAGTTTTGATTCACCCCCAAGCCCGGAATTTGATTAATTTGTCTTCATTTCCCCGGCGCAGATTGTATCAAGCAATGAATGTACCGGGCGTGAAATCAGCGGATTCGCTTTATGTCAAAATTGCCAACTGGAAAAATCCCGAAACTCGGCGCGAAACCTCGCTGATGGTGGTGGGTTTCAATCCAGATCGCCCTGCGTTTGCTCTACCGGAAGTCAACCAAAATTTGAGCGCGATAAAATTGCCGGATACGGTGCTGTTCGATCGCGCTGCGAGGGGAGATTACCAAAGGACGATCGCGCAAATTAATCAAGGAACATCGGTTAAAACAGAGATCGAGCGGCGCACCGTTAGCGTCAGCGGTTTATTCACAGTTGGAGCATCTTTTGCCGCCGACGGCATCTTGATGACTAGCGATCAAAATTACCTGCGCCTGTTTCCCAGACAAAACTCCGGGAGTGTTAATGCCGGATTAATTCAACTGCAACCTGGTGCTGACCCCCTGCAAGTTCAACAAGTTTTAACAGCATACTTGCCGGATGATGTCAAGGTACTAACTAAACAAGAATTTATCGATTTTGAGAAAAATTACTGGGCTAAGAATACTGCGGTTGGCTTTGTGTTTAATTTAGGCGTAGCGATGGGTTTTGTAGTTGGCGTCATTATTGTTTACCAAGTTCTGTCAACCGATGTCAGCGACCACATGGGAGAATATGCTACTTTTAAAGCGATGGGCTACCGCAATGTTTATTTACTCGGAATTGTTTTTGAAGAAGCTTTGATTTTATCAATTATCGGTTTTTTACCAGGATTAGGAATCTCTTTCGGACTTTACGCCTTAACTCGTAAAGCCACAAATCTGCCGCTGTATATGACGCTGGTTCGAGCAGTTACAGTATTAATATTGAACGTGGTCATGTGCAGTATTTCAGGCACGATTGCTACTCGAAAACTGCAAGCAGCCGACCCGGCAGATATGTTTTAA
- a CDS encoding DevA family ABC transporter ATP-binding protein produces the protein MNHATVCETTNNLQIPEPVISAHHLDHYFGQGQLQKQVLFDINLDINAGEIVLMTGPSGSGKTTLLTLIGGLRSTQFGSLKILGQEMCKASSDILVKGRRKIGYIFQAHNLHRSLTALQNVQMGLEVHGNLSRAEMRDRSSQMLALVGLQERVNYYPDDLSGGQKQRIAIARALVSRPQIVLADEPTAALDSKSGREVVVLMQQLAKEQGCTILLVTHDNRILDIADRIVNMEDGKLA, from the coding sequence ATGAATCATGCTACTGTTTGCGAAACAACCAACAATTTACAGATTCCTGAACCTGTAATTTCTGCACATCACCTCGACCACTACTTCGGTCAAGGTCAACTGCAAAAACAGGTACTTTTTGACATCAATCTGGACATTAATGCTGGTGAAATCGTGCTGATGACGGGGCCTTCCGGTTCGGGAAAAACTACGCTTTTGACTTTGATTGGCGGACTGCGGTCAACTCAATTTGGCAGTCTCAAAATTCTCGGTCAAGAGATGTGCAAGGCTAGTTCCGATATATTGGTGAAAGGGCGCCGCAAAATAGGCTATATTTTCCAAGCACACAACTTACATCGCAGTTTGACGGCGCTGCAAAACGTGCAAATGGGTTTGGAGGTTCATGGGAATTTGTCGCGTGCCGAAATGCGCGATCGCTCTTCGCAAATGCTAGCATTGGTAGGGCTCCAAGAACGGGTTAACTATTATCCCGATGATTTGTCGGGCGGACAAAAACAAAGAATTGCGATCGCCCGCGCTTTGGTGAGTCGCCCGCAAATTGTTTTGGCTGACGAACCAACAGCGGCCCTAGATAGCAAATCCGGGCGCGAAGTGGTGGTGTTGATGCAGCAACTTGCCAAAGAGCAGGGTTGTACTATTTTGTTAGTGACCCACGATAACCGCATTTTGGATATTGCCGATCGCATCGTTAACATGGAAGATGGAAAACTAGCTTAG